The stretch of DNA ATCAGAGACTTCTTCTGCGCCGCTCGTGGTGATGTTCACGACGGCCGGTGTCACGTTCTTCGCGACGTCCGTGAATCCGGCTGCGGGAAGGCCGCCGGCTATCGTCGCCGGACGGTCATCGGCCGCTGGTGACGGATTCGAGGCGTGTGAGGTCGTGAGCGGGAGATAACTCCAGATCAAGGCAGCGCCCAGGGCGGCGATGCCGGCAATGGCACTGACGGACTGCAAGGGACGTTTCATGAGGGCTCCTCCTTCTAACGTCGGTGATCTGTGTGCGCGGGAGAAATCCCGCTACAGCCATGCTGAAAGGTAGCAGCCGTGGATGAGAAACCAATTAACGCGCGATTAGAAGTCGTTAAGCTGTCGGCGGAGCGAGGGGGAGTACGATGGTGAACGTCGATCCTGCGCCCACCTCGCTCTTGACCTCGATGTGTCCGTGGTGAGCCTCAGCGATCCAGGCGCAGATGGCCAGGCCGAGCCCGGTCCCTTTTTTCGTGTGGGCACGTGCGTCGTCGGTGCGGAAGAAGCGGTCGAAGATTTGTTTGTGCGCGTCCGGGGGGATGCCGATGCCGTGGTCGCGCACCGAGAGGCGAACGGTGCGGCCTTCCACCAGCAGATCGATTTCCACCTTGCCCTGTGGGTAGGAGTATTTCACGGCATTGTCGACGATGTTCAGAATGAGTTCCCGCAGGCGAAGTTCATCGCCCTGCACCGTAGCGGGTTGGATGGTGCCCATGACGACATCCACCTCGCGCTCTTGGCCCAGCAGGCAGGCCTGGCGCTGGATATCCTCCACCAATGCCTCCAGGCGGACCGGTTCACATTCTGTTTTGACTTGGCCCAAATCCGCTCGTGAGAGGAATAAGAGTTCCTCGACGATGCGCGACATCCGGTCGATCTCTTCCAGGTTACTTTCCAAGACGGCAATGTAGTCTTCGACGGGGCGAGGACGCCGCAGGACTAACTCGCTTTCGCCCTTCATCACCGTCAACGGAGTCCGGAGTTCGTGCGAGGCATCGCTGCTGAATTGCCGGATTTGCGCGAAGGAGGTCTCCAGGCGCGCGATCATGTTGTTGAAGGTGTCGGTGAGACGCCCGATTTCATCCGTGGAGCGTTCGGACGTCAGGCGCTGCGTCAGGTCTCCTGCAGCGATGCGTTTCGCCGCGACGGTGATGGAATCGACGGGCCGTAAGGCACGTCCTGCCAGAAACCATCCTCCGACCAATGACACGACCAGTGCGATCGGGGCCATCACAACGAGGACCAGCAAGAACCGGCGCAGCGTTTCCTCTACACCCTCCAGGGTTGTGCCGACTTGCACGATATACAACAGGGACCCGCGATAGATGATGGGGACGGAGACCAAGCGTAGTGGCGGTTCGTTGGGATACCTGGCCGACTCGAAGACGGTGCTGCCGGTAAATGCGGCTTCCAGCGCGGGCCGACTCAAGGGCACGTCATGTTGCCGGATATTGGGGGAGCGGATGGTGATGGTGCCGGTGGGACTGAAGATCTGAAAAAATTTATCGATGCGGGTCAACTCAGGGAACTGGCTCAGGAGGGCATCTTCGTCGATCAGGGGGAGAAATCCGCGCTTCTCCAGGGAACGTACGGCTGCCGATGCGGTTTCTTGCAGCGACTCATCGACTTGATCTCGAAGACTGCGGGCCGTGATGGTGTACAGCACTACGGAAAAGGTCAGCAGGATGAGCGCCAAGGCCGTGCCGTACCAGAGTGTGAGCCGGACGCGAAGCGGCATCAGTCCACCTTGAGCATGTACCCACTCCCTCGAATCGTATGGATTAACTTTCGAGCCCGTCCACGATCGATCTTATTCCGCAGGTAGTTCACATAGACATCGATGACGTTGGTGAAGGTATCGAAATCCTGATTCCAGACGTGGTCTGAGATCATGGGACGGGTCAACACCCGCCCCGCATGGCGCATGAAATATTCCAGCAGCGCATATTCTTTCACGGTGAGGTCGATACGTTGCCCGCCGCGTGTGACTTCGCGTGTGGCCGGATTGAGCAGAAGATCGTCGATCTGGAGCGTGCCGGAGGATTCCGCCGTGCCGCGTCGTAACAGGGCCCGCACACGCGCCAGCAATTCATCGATGGCGAAGGGCTTCGTGAGGTAGTCGTCTGCGCCGGCGTCTAGCCCTTTGACCCGCTGGTCTACTTTCGACTGTGCCGTCAGGATCAGCACCGGGGTCTGAATTTTTCCCTTGCGGAGACGCGTGAGCACTTCCAGGCCTGGCAGGCTCGGCAGCATGAGATCGATCATGATGAGGTCGTAAGTGCCACTCAAGGCCATGTCGAGGCCTTGCGCGCCGTCCTCGCAGAGGTCGACGGCGTAACTCTCCTCCTCAAGCGCTCGCTTGATGAAAGAGCCTACCTTGGTTTCATCTTCAATGACGAGGACGCGCATACTTAGGGCTCACAAGTCCGTGGATTATACCAGAGGCGGCCGAATCTGTGAGCAGCGGAATCGTGCGGGCTAGGGAAGGTCGAGGGATAGTGCGGCGGAGCGTTCGCCGGCTTGCAGGCGGCAGAGCGAGCGAATGTCTTTCCAGTCTTCTCCCGGGAGGAGCCGTTGCGCGTCGGATGGAGGGGGGCCGGCCAGCGTGACGAGCGTGGCAAGCCGCTCGCCCATGTCCGGATGGGTGGAGAGAAAATCAGGCGGCCCGGCGTGATCCAGCGCGCCTTTCTCCATGGTTCCGTAAAATGACATCATCGCGGCAGGATCGAGGTGGGCGGCCTGCATCATGCGGAGTCCCTCGATGTCCGCTTCCGTTTCATGGGTGCGGCTGTAGTGTAACGAGCTCATTGTGCGCGCGCCTTCGAGTCCCCAGGCGAGCCCGCCGGACAGATCGCCGGAGATGGTGGTGAGAAGAAACGTCATCGCCGTCTGTTCAAGAATGGCTTTGGTCGTATGACGTTGGTAGACATGCTGGAGTTCGTGGGCGAGCACTCCGGCCAGTTGTTCCGGACTGTCTGTTTGCTCCAGCAGGCCTCGGAGAATCACCACCTGCCCGCCGGGAGCGGCGAACGCGTTGACGGTTGGGGCATCGACGACGGATAGGGTGATTCGATAGGGGGACGCCGGACGAGTGGCAGTCAATGTTCGCACGATGTGGTCGAGCTTTTGTAGTCGTTCCGGATCGCGGCATTTCTGCGCTTCCGGCGCAAGATGTGCGACGACCTGCTGTCCCAAAGATTCTTCCCACGTCACTGGCACATAGGGCGTGGCTGCGGCGGCGACCCCGGGGATGCCCCATCGATAGAGTCCCACGACCATGAGGACGACTCCCACGGCGGCATACACCGTCCAACGGACGCGCGCATTTCGCGAGGTTGGGTTGTGGAAGTGTTGTGCACCGGCAGGGGCGGCCTTGTGAATTTCCCTTAACAACGCCGTGGTGCCAGTCACGACGGCTTCGGCCGGTTCTGGTCCGAATTCCAGGCGCACTGGTTCGCCGCGATAGGTCCCTTGTGTTTGACGGATCTGCTCGTAAGGCCATTGTTTGATGCTGCCGTCGGGCATCCCGATGTGCAGGCTGGTGGGGGTGATCGTGAGGGTGACGCGATGGCGCGTGGCTGTGCGACCGTCGAGGTAATGGGCGCTTCGGCTGATGGGCATACGGGTTAGTCCATATCAAAGCCGGTGTCGAGGAGGTTCGACAGGCCTTCGCCGGTGACGGATGTTTCAGTGTTGTCCTGCAGCACGTGGTCGAGATCGGTGGTTCCCTGTAACGAAAGGGTGCCGAGAAAGACGCGTGCGTTCCGAACTGTCACCCATGGCCAGGCCCACCCCAAGGTCACAACCACGAGTGCGACATTGCCGAGGTACAGGGTGAAGAGCTGCTGCCAGGTGATGCTGCATGAAAACTGTGCGTCGCCGAACGTGGTGTGGTCCCAACAGTACTTCTGCTTTTGTCCGAGCCACCAGACCCACACCGGCCCAAGCACTAAGGGAATCAAGAGCAGTGTCAGGCCGCCATTTGTGAGTTGAAGGGCCAGGGCGAAACCGCACAGGCAGAGCACCGCATAGGTAGTGAAGAGTGTGACGGCAAAGGGCACCATCAGGCCCGATCCATGCCCGGTAAAGTGGAACCGTTGGTTGCCGAAGTAGGTGTGGGAGTGGAGGAACGCCTGTCGTTGTGTGTGGAAATAGGGATAGTAGGTGCCGAGGGACAGGACGGTGAAGAGCCACCCTTTGAAATAGAGTTTCAGGAAGTCCACCGTGTGGCCTCGAAACGAGAACCGGATGCCTCGCCAAGATGTGCGCGTGCAGCGATAGCGCCGCGCATTCACGATCGCGACTGGCACATAGAGGAAGAGCACCAGACCGGCCGTTGCCTGCAGGAAGGGATCGACCGATGGCGGGACTGTGAGGAAGGTGTGCGCGGCGCCTAATGAAAAATAGGGGATACCGAACACCAACATCGCTTTCAGAAACCCCTGGTAGAGTTCTTTTCCGGTGCCGTGATAGGCAAACCGATCTCCCGCGAACGCCGTGTGGCTGAACAGGTATCGGCGAACTTTCGCTTTGCCCCAAAAGTGGTAAACGCCGAGGGTGAGGATGGTGAGGCAGACATTGACGATCTGCATGCCCAGTAAGGTGCCACCGGCTCCGTGGAAGGATCCACGTTTGATGGGGTCGAGGGCTTCGGTGCTTCCGGATGGTACGGATGTGAGGGGCGTCGGTGGACGGTGGTCTCCACTTGCATGCGGATGCTCATTCGGGGGCGTCGGGATCACAATGGCGAATCGCGCGCCACAAGCTGGGCACCTACTTCGAGCCCGGTGCGTCAATCGATGTATGTCGCGGATACGGTATTGGCCCAGGCAGCGGTGGCAGGTGACGCGGGGGGCCCGTTCGCTGGTCTCGGTGTGGGTTTCCATGGTGTTCATCGCTCAGCAGGCCGCCTGGTGGCCGAATGCACAGGCCTGTTGCAGTTCTCGCAAGAAACCTTTGCCGTCGCCTTTCGCTTGCCTGATCCGTGCGCGTTCATAATGGGCGCGACCGTTCTGTGGGCGTTGTGTCAGGAATTGGTCCCACAAGGCGATGGCCTCGTCCCACTGCCGGCGCATGGTGTGCACTGAGGCCGCCGCGCGATAGGCTTCGAAGTAGGCTGGGCTGAGGCGGATGGCTGCGTGAAACGCGATGAGGGCTTCGTCAGGCGAGTTCTTTTGCAGCAGTGCCGTGCCGCGATCGAAATAGGATTCGGGATCGTTTGGGTCCAGGTTCAAGGCCTCGGCATACGCGAATAGCGCCTGATCGATCTGCCCTTTTTTCTGGAAGGCCACGCCTTGGGCTCGATGGGCCTTCGCTTGAGAAAATTCTTTGCCCCCATGCGCGAGCAGGAGGGCGATCAGTTCCTGGTCCTCGTCTTGCTGCGCGATCTCAAGGGCGGTCTCTCCATGGCTCTTGATGTTCGCATCGATGCCCTGTTCAAGCAGGGTTTGCGTCGCGACCAGATGGCCTCTCCGTACGGCCCGATGCAACGCTGAATCGCCACAGGTGCACGTCGCGTTGAGATCGGCGCCGTTCGACAACAGCACGGCGATCGTATCGGCATGTCCCTGCTCGGCAGCGGTCAGGAGTGCGGTCAGGCCCTGTTTGGTTCTCGCATTGGGGTTGGCCCCATGATGCAAGAGGACCGTCACCACCGGCGTCCGCCCTCGTTTGGCTGCTTCAAATAAGGCTGTTCGTCCCTTGTCGTTGTATTGGTCGACCGGTGCTCCTTCCTGCAGGAGCGACGTCACGGCAGCCATATCGCCTCGTGCGGCTGCAAGGTGGAGGGGCGTCCATCCGTTGGTTTTCAGGATCAGCGAGGAGAGCGTCAATTCATCGATATCGTAGGGGTCGTGGGTTGCCTTGATTTGGCTAAACATCCAGAAGCCCATTCCAGCCAGCAGCAGGTAATTCAATACACAGGCCAACACAGCCACCACAATGCCGACGAGCCGGCGCGTCATGTCGGTTGCGTCAGGGGCGCTTACTGAGTGAGAGACGGCCAGTTCCTCATCGGCTGCTGACCCGTTGGGGTTGAGTATCAGCAGGTTTGCTTGACACGATGGGCAGGGGAATTCATGTAGGGGTAGACCGGCGGCAGGCGGGCAAGGGGCGATGGCGTGGCAAAAGGGACAGACTACCGTCTGTGTCGAATCCAGCGATGGAGAGAGTGCGAGCGCAGAGGTTGCCGTGCCTGGGTGAATGGTTGCCATGGTAACGAACGACCCTTCGCCCGGGCGTATGGTGGACGGTCCCGTGAGTAGAGTGTTGGTGATTACTGAAAAGGATAGCGCAAAACCGCAGGAGCGCAACCGGCCGAACCGGCTTGGGCTGCCGGTTTTCGGGGTGGTTCGCCTGGGGAGACTTCGGATGCGGAAGACGACGTATTATGCAGGGGGGAATTGCGTAATGGTCACGGGAGTATAGCTTAACCGAGGCCCTTCCGTCTGGCGGTGGGAGAGGGTGTGGCGGAGCCAGGCACTATCGTTTCGAGTGGGGAAGTCGGCCCGGTAGTGGGCCCCGCGGCTTTCTTCCCGGCCGAGGGCGCTCACGACGATGGTGTCCGCGATGTCCAGCAGACACTGGAGCTCCAGGGCCTGAATCAGATCGGTATTGAAGACCCGTCCCTTGTCCTGGACGCACATCTGTTGCCCCCGGACCTTGAGGGCCTGAATGGCGTCTAGGGCCTCTTGCATGGACTGCTTGGTGCGGAAGATGCCGAGATTCAGGCTCATGGTTTTGCCGAGGTCATCCCGGATCTGCCAGGCCCGTTCGGGGCCGGGATTGGTCAGGAGGGTGTGCAGACGCTGTTCTTCTGCTTCCAGGATTCCCGCCGGAACAGCCGGCGGGGCAAGATCGTGGATCGACTCGGCGGCTCTTGTGCCGGCGCGGCGACCAAAGACAATAGTTTCGAGCAGGGAATTCCCGCCTAAGCGATTCGCTCCATGAACACTGACGCAGGCACATTCGCCCGCCGCGAAGAGCCCCGGTAAATCGGTTTCTCCCCAGGCGTTGGTGCGCACGCCGCCCATTTGATAGTGGGCGCCTGGTCGAATGGGAATGGGTGTTTCAATCGGATCGAGCCCTGCGAATTCAAGCGCCAGCTCCCGAATTTGCGGGAGCCGCTCAAGGATGCGGGCACGGCCCAGGTGCCGAAGATCAAGCAGGACACAACCATCTACCCCTCGTCCTTCCTGAATTTCCCGTCCGATCGCGAGAGAGACCGTGGACCGGGTCGCCAACTCCATCTGTTCCGGTGCGTACTGTTTCATGAATCGCTCGCCGAGCGTATTCAGCAAATAGCCGCCCTCGCCGCGCGCGCCTTCGGTGATCAGAATGCCGGTGTCTCTGAGCGTGGTGGGGTGAAACTGGACGAACTCCATGTCTTCCAGGGGGAGGCCGGCACGATAGGCCAGGGCCATGCCGTCCCCGGTGTTGATGACGGCGTTGGTGCTGGTGGAAAAGACGCGGCCGCTTCCGCCGGTGGCAAGAATGACGGCCTTGGCGTGCAGGGCCTGCAACCCTCCGTGGACCAGATCCCAGGCCACGACGCCGCAACAACGGCCCTGTTCGACCAGTAAGGCCGTGACATACCATTCTTCATAGACCCGACAGCGGCGCTTCATTAGCTGCTCGTACATGGCGTGCAGCAGCGCGTGGCCGGTGCGGTCGGCGGCATAACAGGTGCGCGGAAATCCGGCCCCGCCGAACGGCCGTTGGGCGATCCGCCCCTCCGGGGTGCGGCTGAAGATCACACCCATCCGTTCAAGCTCTAGAATGTCCTGCGGCGCCTCCCGGCACATGGCCTCGATCGCATCTTGGTCGCCCAGGTAGAGTCCCCCTTTGGCGGTGTCATAGGCATGGGCTTCCCAAGAGTCCTGCTCGCCGATGGCCGCGTTGATCCCCCCTTGGGCGGCCACGGAGTGGCTGCGGACCGGGTGGACCTTCGAGAGGAGGGCCACATTCAGGTGAGGTGGTGCGGCGATCGCGGCCCGCATTCCAGCGAGCCCGGCCCCGACAATCAAGATGTCATGCGTAATCATGGGTCTTCCTATGCTGATGACTGTTCGGGGCACAATCGGCGTCCCAGAACGGAGATCCATCGTCACTATTACGCTATGGAATTTCGGAAAACAAGCGATGGGCGTTGGCGCTGAACGCTTGGAAAACTCGGCCCTGCATGATAGGTTAGTTCACGCCCCTTCGAATGGACGAGAACGCCAACTTTTAGCAGGATTTCACCCTCATGCCAGAACCCAACTTTCTTGAGCCGAACGATACCTTTGTGCCTCGCCATATCGGCCCGACGGATTCCGACATCCAGGAGATGTTGGCCACGTTGAGCCTGCCGTCGTTGGACGCACTCGTCGAGTCGACGGTCCCTTCCGACATTCGCTTGCAGACCTCCTTGACGGTGCCCTCTCCGCGAGGTGAGCAGCAGGTGTTGGCGGAATTGCGTGGTTTGGCCGGACAGAATCAGGTGTGGCGGTCTCTGATCGGCATGGGCTATTACGATTGCATCACTCCGTTGGTCATCCAACGTAACATTCTGGAGAACCCAGGATGGTATACGCAGTACACCCCGTATCAAGCCGAGATTGCGCAGGGGCGCCTCGAGGCACTGGTCAATTTTCAGACCATGGTTGCCGATCTAACCGGCTTGCCGCTCGCCAATGCGTCGCTACTCGATGAAGCAACTGCTGCTGCCGAGGCGATGACGATGTGTGCGGCCATGTCTCGCGCCGCCGGGCATGAGCGCAAGAAATTCTTCGTCTCTGAAAATTGTCATCCGCAAACCATTGCCGTGGTGCAGACCCGCGCGGAACCGCTGGGTATTGTATTGCAGATCGGTTCGATTCAATCGTTGGACCTTTCCCAGGGCGAGTTCTTCGGGCTGTTGCTGCAATACCCCTCGACGGATGGGTATGTCGGTGACTACAGCGAATTCATCACGCGGGCGCATGCCTCCGGTGCCTACGTCGTGGTGGCGACCGACCTGCTGGCCCTCACGCTATTGCGTTCACCGGGAGAATTCGGCGCGGACGTGGCGATCGGGTCCAGCCAACGGTTCGGTGTCCCGCTTGGATATGGTGGACCGCATGCGGCGTTTCTTGCCACGAAGGAAGAGTTTCGCCGGCAGATGCCGGGCCGGATCATCGGTGTCTCGAAAGATGTGACGGGCCGTATGGCGTATCGCCTGTCTCTGCAGACCCGGGAACAGCATATACGGCGCGAGAAGGCCACCAGCAATATCTGCACGGCGCAAGTGCTGTTGGCGGTCATGGCGGGGATGTTTGCCGTCTACCACGGACCGGCGGGGTTGCGGCGAATTGCGGAACGCATCCATGGTTTGACGATGATGCTGGCAGAGGGATTGCGTCGGCACGGCTGTGTTGTCGGCCTTGAGCCTGTCTTCGATACGCTACGTGTTCCACTTTCGCCGGCCCAATCGGAGACGATTCTGAATCGGGCGCGCCAGCAGAAGATCAATCTCCGGCAGTATGACGACCACAGCCTGGGGCTGTCATTGGATGAATGGAGTACGGTTGCGGAAGTTCAGCAGGTGTTGGCGCTCTTTGTCGGCCACGAGATCCCGGCGGAAGAGGTTCAGTCCATTCTCGCTTCGGTCGATGTGCGGTATCCCGCTCCGCTCGCGCGCACGAGTCCCTATCTGACGCATCCGGTGTTTCACCGGTACCATGCTGAACATGAACTCTTACGCTACATCCACCGGCTTCAATCCCGCGACTTGTCGCTCGTACATTCTATGATTCCCCTGGGGTCTTGTACGATGAAGCTGAATGCCACGGCGGAAATGTTGCCGGTGACCTGGCCGGAGTTCGGGCGCCTCCATCCGTTTGCTCCTTCCGAGCAGGCGCAGGGGTACCGAGTCTTGTTTCAGCAGCTCGAATCATGGCTTGCCGAGCTGACCGGGTTTGCCGCCATCTCTCTGCAGCCCAATGCCGGCTCTCAAGGGGAATATACGGGACTGATGGTCATCCGCGCGCATCATCGGCATCGCGGGGAAACGCAGCGTGATGTCTGCTTGATTCCGGTGTCGGCTCACGGGACGAATCCGGCCAGTGCTTCGATGTGCGGAATGACAGTGGTGTCCGTTGCCTGTGACGATCGCGGTAATGTGGACCTGTCCGATCTCGAAGCCAAGGCGACTCAACATCGCACTCGTTTGGCGGCATTGATGGTCACCTACCCTTCAACCCACGGGGTGTTTGAGGAAGGGATTCGCCGGATGTGCCAGATTGTGCATACGCATGGCGGGCAGGTCTATATGGACGGCGCGAATTTGAATGCGCAAGTCGGGCTTTGTCGGCCGGCAGATCTGGGGGCGGACGTCTGTCACCTGAATCTTCACAAGACGTTCTGTATCCCCCACGGCGGTGGCGGGCCGGGGATGGGACCGATTGGTGTGGCCAGCCATCTGGTGCCATTTCTTCCCGGGCATCCGGTGACCAAACTCGGCGGACCGCAGTCGATTGGTCCGGTGTCAGCCGCTCCCTATGGCAGTCCAAGCATTCTCACGATTTCGTGGGTCTATATTGCACTGATGGGTCGTGAGGGTTTGACCAAGGCCACGCAGGTCGCCATCCTCAACGCGAACTACATGGCCAAACGCTTGGAGAAGCATTATCCCGTGTTGTACAGCGGCTCGCGTGGATTCGTCGCGCATGAATTTATCCTGGATCTTCGTCCACTCAAGGAGGGGAGCGGTGTGGAAGCCATGGACGTGGCCAAGCGTCTCATGGATTACGGGTTCCATGCTCCGACGGTGTCTTTTCCCGTGGCAGGCACCTTGATGATCGAGCCGACGGAGAGCGAGGTGAAGGCGGAATTGGATCGGTTGTGTGACGCCTTGATCGCGATCCGGGGTGAGATTCAGGCGATTGCCGAAGGTCGGCAACCGCGTGCGGGCAATGCACTCAAAAATGCTCCTCACACGGCATGGGCGGTCACGGCGGCCGAGTGGACGAAGCCCTACTCGCGTGAGCAGGCCGCGTTTCCTGCTCCATGGGTTCGGGAGAATAAATTTTGGCCGAGCGTAGGTCGTATCGATGAAGCCTATGGCGATCGCCACCTCTTTTGCACCTGCCCTCCGATGGATCCAGCATCCTAGCCGGTCTGTGGGCAGTGGTTCGTGCGAGGCGGCGGCAGGCCGCCTGCGGTGGGCGCGTACCGTCCTTCAGATTGTTGCCGGCTGTCTTCTGCTCAACGTCTGTGTCTCGTTCGCCGTGTGGGCCGAATCGAATCCTGGCCGCGTGATCGACACACAACCGGATGGGCGTCCGCTCGATATCAATCCTGGCGCCACGTACCGCGCCGGCACCAGGCTCCGAATTCCTGGAACCGACTGGTCGTTCTTGATCCCGGCCGGTTGGCAAAGTACTCGCCCTGAAGATTCAGAGATGCCTTTCCTGACGGCGGAAGAAGGGAAGGGCCTGGGGATGATGTTCCCCCTCACCGATGTCACCCGTGAGACGGTCCGTGACCACCTTAGTCAACCGCTGTCGCTCTTGCACGGGTTATCGTTTATTCCCGCCGGTTCAGAACTGGAGACCGATCGTTCGATTGCTCGGTCGTATCAGGGGGACGACATGGCCGGCCGAGCCTTGGCAGTTCTGGGTCCAGGGGACACCGCGGTCATTTATTTTCTCATGGGGCCACCAGACGAGGCGTCTGATTTTCACTCAGTCCTGGAGCAGCTTGCGGAATCCACCCGATTGGCAGCTTCGGTTCCCGAGCGCGATGTCGGCTTGTAACACGGGTGGATTCCCGTCCCACACCATTTAGGCATGCAGAGACCTTCGCCCACGAAAGTGATTCTCGATACCGATCCCGGAGTCGATGACGCTCTGGCGATCCTGCTGGCGTTGGCCTCGCCGGAATTGGAGGTGGTGGGGATCACGACCGTGTGCGGTAACGTGCCTGTGGGACAGGCGACGAAGAATTTGTTCCGCGTCCTGAATCTCGTGAAGACGCCGCCGGGGTTGTTGGTCGGACAGGGAGCGGCGCGGCCCCTGGAGGAAGATCTTGTGATGGCGACCCAGGTTCACGGAAGCGATGGGCTTGGTGAATTGGACGCTGTGCTGACCGCGGAGGGCGCGCTACGCTACCCTCAAGTCCGCTTGCCGTCTGTGCTCTCGACCGCGCAGGATGTCTGGAGTGAATGTGTTCGTCGATACCCCGATGAGGTCACGTTGATCACGTTGGGCCCACTGACGAATGTGGCCTTGGGACTGAAAGTGAACCCCCTGACGGTTCAGAAGTTCCGTTCGGTCATCGTGATGGGTGGGGCGATCGGCGTCCCCGGCAATATTGCGCCGGCAGCAGAATTCAATATGTATGTGGATCCGCATGCGGCCCATCGGGTGTTTCAGGCGTCGCTTCCCTTGACCCTTGTTCCGCTCGATGTGACGACCCGTGTTGCGGTGACACGCGAGCGCCTGACGACCTGGGCCGCTGAGTCGTGTGACCCGCTTGGTCGAATCACAACTGATATGACGCGCAAGGCATTCGAATTTGCTGAAACGGTTGAAGGCCATGGGCTCTTCTATTTTCACGATCCGTTGGCCGTTCTGGCTGCCGCGGATTCGTCTTTGTTGAAGGTGGAGCCATTCCATGTGGCGGTTGAAATGGTTGGGCGTGTGTCTCGCGGGATGACGGTGGCGGATCGACGCCTACGCAGGCCGGAGGAGAAGATGAGCCCGAATATGCGCGTGGCCGTTGATGTCGATGTTGATCGGGCGCTGCGTCTCTTGCGCAGCCGGCTATGTCCATGGTCCTAGTGGTCGGGTCCAGCAATATCGATCTGGTGGCGTCGGTCGATCGTCTGCCGAACCGAGGGGAAACCGTCCTCGGGTACCATTTTGCCCAATCATTCGGTGGCAAAGGTGCCAACCAGGCCGTAGCGGCAGCCCGCGCCGGCGGGGACGTGACATTTCTCAGTATGCTGGGGGCAGACGCCAATGGACTGTTGATCGAACAGCACTTGGCCACGCAGAGGCTGTCACGCCCGGTCCTTCTTCGCGATGCCGAAGCTCCTACCGGAGTGGCGATGATTCTCGTGGATCACAATGGCGAGAATCAGATCGTGGTTGTGCCAGGGAGTAATGGGCGTCTTACGCCCGCCGCTGTGCAGCAGCATTGTGAGTTGATGGTTGGAGTACGGGTACTGCTGGTTCAAATGGAAATTCCGCTGGAGACCGTTCGTGAGGCGTTGAGCCTGGCCAAGGCACATGGTCTCACCACGATTCTCAATCCAGCTCCTGCCGCTCCGCTACCATCGGATCTCCTGCAATTGGTGGATGTTCTCACGCCCAACGAAACCGAAGCGCATGCGTTGAGCGGTTCGTCGGATCCTGCGGAGGCGGCACGGATTCTGACTGGTCGTGGAGTCGGCACCGTGGTTGTGACCTGTGGCGCAGCGGGGGCGTTGATGATCGGTGGGCACGAAGCAACTCGTATTCCCGGTTATGTGGTCGAGTCGATTGATTCGACGGGTGCCGGCGATGCGTTTAACGGTGTCTTGGCCTGTGCGATGGCTGAAGGGGCATCGATCACGAGCGCAATAGAGAGGGCCAATGCGGCCGGTGCGTTGGCTACGACGGGACGTGGGGCGCAGGAGTCGC from Nitrospira sp. encodes:
- a CDS encoding ATP-binding protein, translated to MPLRVRLTLWYGTALALILLTFSVVLYTITARSLRDQVDESLQETASAAVRSLEKRGFLPLIDEDALLSQFPELTRIDKFFQIFSPTGTITIRSPNIRQHDVPLSRPALEAAFTGSTVFESARYPNEPPLRLVSVPIIYRGSLLYIVQVGTTLEGVEETLRRFLLVLVVMAPIALVVSLVGGWFLAGRALRPVDSITVAAKRIAAGDLTQRLTSERSTDEIGRLTDTFNNMIARLETSFAQIRQFSSDASHELRTPLTVMKGESELVLRRPRPVEDYIAVLESNLEEIDRMSRIVEELLFLSRADLGQVKTECEPVRLEALVEDIQRQACLLGQEREVDVVMGTIQPATVQGDELRLRELILNIVDNAVKYSYPQGKVEIDLLVEGRTVRLSVRDHGIGIPPDAHKQIFDRFFRTDDARAHTKKGTGLGLAICAWIAEAHHGHIEVKSEVGAGSTFTIVLPLAPPTA
- a CDS encoding response regulator transcription factor → MRVLVIEDETKVGSFIKRALEEESYAVDLCEDGAQGLDMALSGTYDLIMIDLMLPSLPGLEVLTRLRKGKIQTPVLILTAQSKVDQRVKGLDAGADDYLTKPFAIDELLARVRALLRRGTAESSGTLQIDDLLLNPATREVTRGGQRIDLTVKEYALLEYFMRHAGRVLTRPMISDHVWNQDFDTFTNVIDVYVNYLRNKIDRGRARKLIHTIRGSGYMLKVD
- a CDS encoding M48 family metallopeptidase, which gives rise to MPISRSAHYLDGRTATRHRVTLTITPTSLHIGMPDGSIKQWPYEQIRQTQGTYRGEPVRLEFGPEPAEAVVTGTTALLREIHKAAPAGAQHFHNPTSRNARVRWTVYAAVGVVLMVVGLYRWGIPGVAAAATPYVPVTWEESLGQQVVAHLAPEAQKCRDPERLQKLDHIVRTLTATRPASPYRITLSVVDAPTVNAFAAPGGQVVILRGLLEQTDSPEQLAGVLAHELQHVYQRHTTKAILEQTAMTFLLTTISGDLSGGLAWGLEGARTMSSLHYSRTHETEADIEGLRMMQAAHLDPAAMMSFYGTMEKGALDHAGPPDFLSTHPDMGERLATLVTLAGPPPSDAQRLLPGEDWKDIRSLCRLQAGERSAALSLDLP
- a CDS encoding DUF898 family protein, producing the protein MNTMETHTETSERAPRVTCHRCLGQYRIRDIHRLTHRARSRCPACGARFAIVIPTPPNEHPHASGDHRPPTPLTSVPSGSTEALDPIKRGSFHGAGGTLLGMQIVNVCLTILTLGVYHFWGKAKVRRYLFSHTAFAGDRFAYHGTGKELYQGFLKAMLVFGIPYFSLGAAHTFLTVPPSVDPFLQATAGLVLFLYVPVAIVNARRYRCTRTSWRGIRFSFRGHTVDFLKLYFKGWLFTVLSLGTYYPYFHTQRQAFLHSHTYFGNQRFHFTGHGSGLMVPFAVTLFTTYAVLCLCGFALALQLTNGGLTLLLIPLVLGPVWVWWLGQKQKYCWDHTTFGDAQFSCSITWQQLFTLYLGNVALVVVTLGWAWPWVTVRNARVFLGTLSLQGTTDLDHVLQDNTETSVTGEGLSNLLDTGFDMD
- a CDS encoding ankyrin repeat domain-containing protein; this translates as MTRRLVGIVVAVLACVLNYLLLAGMGFWMFSQIKATHDPYDIDELTLSSLILKTNGWTPLHLAAARGDMAAVTSLLQEGAPVDQYNDKGRTALFEAAKRGRTPVVTVLLHHGANPNARTKQGLTALLTAAEQGHADTIAVLLSNGADLNATCTCGDSALHRAVRRGHLVATQTLLEQGIDANIKSHGETALEIAQQDEDQELIALLLAHGGKEFSQAKAHRAQGVAFQKKGQIDQALFAYAEALNLDPNDPESYFDRGTALLQKNSPDEALIAFHAAIRLSPAYFEAYRAAASVHTMRRQWDEAIALWDQFLTQRPQNGRAHYERARIRQAKGDGKGFLRELQQACAFGHQAAC